Proteins from a genomic interval of Streptomyces sp. NBC_01445:
- the alc gene encoding allantoicase, protein MTTSDAAPLEAHEDPHANDAAPYSGGDPYADYRHFGDTESYAELVDLADRRLGAGVIAANDEFFAQRENLLVREPAVFDPEHFGHKGKIMDGWETRRRRGTAESPFPAPEDHDWAIVRLGAPGVIRGIVVDTAHFRGNYPQRISVQAACVEGSPSPEDVTAADVKWEELIAPTPVRGHAANGFTITSERRYTHLRLCQHPDGGVARLRVHGEVVPDPEWLDLLGTFDLLSVLNGGTYEDASDKFYSSPTQIILPGTSRKMDDGWENRRRRVHGTNDWVRFRLAAQGAIRAVEIDTAYLKGNSAGWIALSGRNGDTGEWFEIIPRTRLQPDTLHRFKLAARAVATHVRLDAFPDGGVARMRLHGSLTETGRDALRDRYGRTEA, encoded by the coding sequence ATGACGACATCCGACGCAGCGCCGCTCGAAGCCCACGAGGACCCGCACGCCAACGACGCCGCCCCCTACTCCGGCGGCGACCCGTACGCCGACTACCGCCACTTCGGCGACACCGAGAGCTACGCGGAGCTGGTGGACCTCGCCGACCGGCGCCTGGGCGCGGGAGTCATCGCCGCGAACGACGAGTTCTTCGCCCAGCGCGAGAACCTCCTCGTCCGCGAGCCCGCGGTGTTCGACCCCGAGCACTTCGGGCACAAGGGCAAGATCATGGACGGCTGGGAGACCCGCCGCCGCCGCGGCACCGCCGAGTCCCCCTTCCCCGCGCCCGAGGACCACGACTGGGCGATCGTCCGGCTCGGCGCACCCGGCGTGATCCGCGGCATCGTCGTGGACACCGCGCACTTCCGAGGCAACTACCCGCAGCGCATCAGCGTCCAGGCGGCGTGCGTGGAAGGCTCCCCGAGCCCCGAGGACGTCACCGCGGCCGACGTGAAGTGGGAGGAGCTGATCGCCCCGACGCCGGTGCGCGGCCACGCGGCCAACGGCTTCACGATCACGTCGGAACGCCGCTACACGCACCTCCGCCTCTGCCAGCACCCCGACGGCGGTGTGGCCCGCCTGCGCGTGCACGGCGAGGTGGTCCCGGACCCCGAGTGGCTCGACCTGCTCGGCACGTTCGACCTGCTCTCGGTCCTCAACGGCGGTACGTACGAGGACGCGTCCGACAAGTTCTACTCCTCGCCGACGCAGATCATCCTGCCCGGCACGTCCCGCAAGATGGACGACGGCTGGGAGAACCGCAGGCGCCGGGTGCACGGCACGAACGACTGGGTCCGCTTCCGCCTCGCCGCGCAGGGCGCGATCCGCGCGGTGGAGATCGACACGGCGTACCTGAAGGGGAACTCGGCCGGCTGGATCGCCCTGAGCGGCCGCAACGGCGACACGGGCGAGTGGTTCGAAATCATCCCCCGCACCCGCCTCCAGCCCGACACCCTCCACCGCTTCAAACTCGCCGCCCGGGCCGTAGCCACCCACGTACGCCTGGACGCCTTCCCGGACGGCGGCGTGGCCCGGATGCGCCTGCACGGCTCCCTGACGGAAACGGGCCGCGACGCCCTGCGGGACCGCTACGGCCGCACCGAGGCCTGA